From Oryza sativa Japonica Group chromosome 4, ASM3414082v1, one genomic window encodes:
- the LOC4336719 gene encoding uncharacterized protein isoform X2 has protein sequence MLGSGLNLVSAALGFGMTAAFVAFVCARFVCCRARRADASASRPHPSPVDFDADFPSDFDRPIEHSRSGLEPLAVAAIPTMKYNCEAFHSEDDTQCMVAEADYLPNMPDLIERTA, from the exons ATGCTGGGGTCGGGCCTGAATCTCGTCAGCGCGGCGCTCGGCTTCGGCATGACCGCCGCCTTTGTCGCGTTCGTCTGCGCGCGGTTCGTCTgctgccgcgcccgccgcgcggACGCTAGCGCGTCACGGCCACACCCCTCGCCGGTGGACTTCGACGCGGACTTCCCCTCGGATTTCGATCGCCCG ATAGAGCATTCCCGCAGTGGGTTGGAACCATTGGCTGTTGCTGCAATTCCTACAATGAAGTATAACTGTGAAGCTTTCCATTCGGAAGATGACACCCA ATGCATGGTTGCTGAAGCAGACTACTTGCCCAATATGCCGGATCTCATTGAAAGAACTGCCTGA
- the LOC4336719 gene encoding RING-H2 finger protein ATL68 isoform X1 — translation MLGSGLNLVSAALGFGMTAAFVAFVCARFVCCRARRADASASRPHPSPVDFDADFPSDFDRPIEHSRSGLEPLAVAAIPTMKYNCEAFHSEDDTQCSICLSEYKEKDILRIVPICHHNFHLYCLDAWLLKQTTCPICRISLKELPDGKSTVSSAPTMSQPPTLPESSVNPTSHFLPVHQEHRSHQDGPDMPESVEVVIEIRQ, via the exons ATGCTGGGGTCGGGCCTGAATCTCGTCAGCGCGGCGCTCGGCTTCGGCATGACCGCCGCCTTTGTCGCGTTCGTCTGCGCGCGGTTCGTCTgctgccgcgcccgccgcgcggACGCTAGCGCGTCACGGCCACACCCCTCGCCGGTGGACTTCGACGCGGACTTCCCCTCGGATTTCGATCGCCCG ATAGAGCATTCCCGCAGTGGGTTGGAACCATTGGCTGTTGCTGCAATTCCTACAATGAAGTATAACTGTGAAGCTTTCCATTCGGAAGATGACACCCA GTGCTCCATATGTTTAAGTGAATACAAGGAGAAGGACATTCTAAGAATTGTACCTATTTGTCATCATAACTTTCACCTTTACTGCTTAGATGCATGGTTGCTGAAGCAGACTACTTGCCCAATATGCCGGATCTCATTGAAAGAACTGCCTGATGGAAAATCGACCGTATCCTCTGCTCCTACCATGTCTCAACCCCCCACCCTCCCTGAGAGTTCTGTTAATCCAACATCTCATTTCCTCCCAGTTCATCAAGAACACAGAAGCCACCAGGATGGCCCAGATATGCCAGAATCTGTAGAGGTGGTTATTGAAATCCGACAGTGA